GATTGGTACCGGCCTGATCTGCAGGCGCTGATCATAGTAGGGGATATAGATGTGAAGGAAACAGAGAAAATGGTAAAGAAACATTTTGCCGATCTCAGGAACCCTGCAGGGCCGAGGGAACGCCCTGACTATACTATTCCATTGACCGGAAAGAACCAGTTCCTGGTAGTAACAGACCCTGAAGTTGCTGCCACTTCTATGCAGGTGTTTTTAAAACACAGATCGCTTTCCCTGCGTACAGAAGCAGACTACCTGGAAAGCATCAGGCGGAACCTTTTCCTGCAAATGCTGGGCTCCAGGCGGTATGCAGAGCTAACACGTAAAACCAATGCAAGTTTCAGCAATGCTTCCACCGGCCTCCAAAACTTACAGGGAGGCCTGGAAGCGTTGGTGTTTGAAGTAACGGCCAAAGAAGGAGAGTTACAATATGCATTCGCACAAACCTGGGAGGTATTGGAGAAAGTGAAACGCTTCGGCTTTACGCAAACAGAACTGGATCGCGCAAAGCAGCAATACCTGCGTACCATGGAAAGTTCGCTGAAGGAAAAGAACAAAACTTCTTCTGTAAGCATGGTAGAAGAGTATCAGCGTAATTTCCTGACCGGAGAAGCTGCGCCCGGTATTGAATGGGAACACCAATTTGCCCTGCAGCATCTTAACCATATCACACTGGCAGATATAAAAGCAGTAGCAGAGAAATACATTTCAGATACCAACCGCGACATCCTGGTGATAGCACCTGAAAAAGCAAAGGCAACACTCCCGGACAGCGCTGCCGTAATTACCTGGATCAACAAAGCACACAAAGCGGAACTGGTTGCCTACCAGGATGTGACGGAAGACCTGGCACTCATGCCCGTAAAGCCCACACCCGGAAAGATTGTATCCAGAACTACCGAACCGGCTATCGGTACCACAAAACTGCTGCTCAGCAATGGCCTCACCGTGATCCTTAAACCCACAACGTTTAAGAACGATGAGATAAAGTTCCGTGGTTTCAGTGCAGGTGGAAGCTCCGTATTGGAAGATGATGAGTTTGATGCGATCTCTGGTGTAGACAGGCTCGTGGAAAGCTTTGGCCTGGCTCACCTGGACCCTGTGCAGCTTTCCAAAGCACTCAATGGAAAACAGGTAGGCGTGAACACATTCATCTCTGCCCGCTCACAAAGTGTCAATGGCGCTACTTCCACAGAAGACCTGGAAACAGCGCTGCAAATGGTGTACCTGCGGTTCACCCAGCCCCGGAAGGACAGTGCGCTGTATACTTCCGTGATCAATAATTCAAAGGAAGCGATCCGTAACAGGTATGCAGATCCTAATAATGCGTTCAATGATACCATGGCATATGTGATGGGAGATTATCATTACAGGAACAGTCCGCCTACGCTCATCAAGCTGAGCATGATCACACTGGACCGTTCGTATGAACTCTACAAACAACGTTTTGCGGACGCATCCGGTTTCACCTTCGTTTTTACCGGCAACTTTGATCTGGCTACTATTGAGCCTTTGCTGGAACAATACCTTGGCGCTTTACCTTCTCTCAACAGGAAAGAAAGCGCCCGTGACCTGGGTACACACATTCCTGCCGGCCAGTTAGTAAAAGTAGTGAGAGGTGGTTCAGAAGATAAAGCCCTCCTGCGTTTGGTGTTCAGCGGAGATTATCCTTACAGCCCGGTGAATAACACCTGCATGAATGCCCTGGGCCAGATCCTGCAGATCAAACTGCTGGAACGCATGAGAGAGGCAGAAGGAGAAGTATACAGCCCTTCTGTACAGTTTATGTACAATAAGCTGCCAAAGAACAGGTATGCGTATGTAGTGGCCTTTGGCTGCGCACCCAGGAACATTGATCACCTGGTAACGATCGTGAAAGAAGAAATGGCCAAATTAAGAACAGAGGGCGTTACTGTGGACGACATACAAAAGTTCAGGGCGGCTTATGCTAAAAACGTAGAAACGGCATTGCTGGATAATAGTTTCTGGCTGGGATACCTCTGCGGCCAGGCAGAGAATGGAGAAGATATGCTGGAGGTGACCAGAACAGCTGAAACATTGAAGGGAGTAACACCTGCTGCGTTAAAGGAAACCGCCAATCTCTATTTAACGGAGAGGAATGTGATACAATTTATGTTGGTACCGGAGAGTTATTCGGTATTGAAGTAACAGGTAGGAAATGTTCGATAGCAATAAGGCCTCCGCTTAGCGGGGGCTTTGGTTTTAGCCATAAAAAAAGGCCGTCTCTTTATTGAGACGGCCTTCTGTTTTTATTTCTTAGTGGTATCAGGTACCGTGCTGAACTGCTGCCCGGTTTCCTGTTGCTTCAGTGTATCCTTATTACTGAAATCAACCTTGAGTTGTTTCAGCATGCCGAGGAATTGCTCTGCACGTTGTGCATCATCCTGCAGATCGTTGGTAAAGAGTCTTGCAGGCAGGCTGCGGTAGTAACGCAGCTGTTGCTCGAGGTCTTTGGTGATCTCTGCAGAGATAGCATCCGCTTTCTTCGCATTGCCGGCTATATAATAAGCATATACTATTTCCATGCTCCAGAGGTTATGCATGTTACCCGGAGAGGTCATGGCATAAGGCATATTGCCGGGCAGGAATACAGAATCCTGCCTGTCCAGCACCTGCAGTGCTTTATCTTTTTTACCTTCTTTTACGAGTGCAACACCCAGTTTGGTATAAGCATTCCGCACGCTTTGCAGCATCCGGCGGTTAGGCTCATCAAAGTATACACCTGCAATGTCCACACTACCATACACGAACTTATCCATGAGGTTGTTGTACATTTTGCGGGTTTGCACCTGGTCGTTCAGGCCGGGTAGCATTTCGTTGGAAGGCAGCCTGCGTGTTGGCACCAGGCGGTAAGTTAATCCTTCCACCTGCAGGAACTCGTTGAATCCGAGGTCAACCGGGCTGGTGAAATAGATCGGGCGTTTAAAGGCGTTGGCTGCAATGATATCATATACTGCCAGGTCGTTCTTATAGATCACGTTTTTCTTCTCAGGCAGTACGATGGGCACCTGTGGCATAATGCGGCCGCTATCCTGGATATCTACCGTACCATTTTTCACCACTTCATTTACATCTACGGGAATGAAGAATTTCTGCGTAGGCAGGAAGTTCACTTTTTCACCGTTCTGTAAAGGTACCTTGGCGCCATCACTGTCTTCTCCCACGAACTGGATCACTTCTTTCAGGTTAAAGAAGCTGTTCTGCGGGATCTTACCGTTATCGTAGTGCATCACATAGTTACGGTTTTCACCACGGTATTTTTCAGGGCCCAGGATCATTTCAATGGCCGGGCTTTGGTTTACGGCTTTACGCTGCTGATCAATGTACCAGTCAACACCCAGCAAGCTGAGGTTGATCACCCGTACATCCGGACGAATGCCTTCTACCTCCTGCGCATACCAGAGCGGGTAAGTATCGTTATCACCCACGGTGAAGAGGATGGCATTTTTATCGCAGGATTCCAGATAGTCGCGGGCAACATCGCGGGCGATC
This DNA window, taken from Chitinophaga niabensis, encodes the following:
- a CDS encoding M16 family metallopeptidase yields the protein MSNIKQWIGLGATVLLWHTAAAQNIPLDPAVKQGKLANGFTYYIRHNEEPKGRASFYLVNKAGSILEDEDQRGLAHFLEHMNFNGTKHFPRNKLVDYLQKAGVSFGADLNAYTFFDETVYKLPIPTADPVMVKSAVQIMRDWAQEATLDAAEIEKERGIILEEGRLIKGGKDRMMRKYLPMLFNNSRYAARLPIGLEEILKNFNQATIKRFHQDWYRPDLQALIIVGDIDVKETEKMVKKHFADLRNPAGPRERPDYTIPLTGKNQFLVVTDPEVAATSMQVFLKHRSLSLRTEADYLESIRRNLFLQMLGSRRYAELTRKTNASFSNASTGLQNLQGGLEALVFEVTAKEGELQYAFAQTWEVLEKVKRFGFTQTELDRAKQQYLRTMESSLKEKNKTSSVSMVEEYQRNFLTGEAAPGIEWEHQFALQHLNHITLADIKAVAEKYISDTNRDILVIAPEKAKATLPDSAAVITWINKAHKAELVAYQDVTEDLALMPVKPTPGKIVSRTTEPAIGTTKLLLSNGLTVILKPTTFKNDEIKFRGFSAGGSSVLEDDEFDAISGVDRLVESFGLAHLDPVQLSKALNGKQVGVNTFISARSQSVNGATSTEDLETALQMVYLRFTQPRKDSALYTSVINNSKEAIRNRYADPNNAFNDTMAYVMGDYHYRNSPPTLIKLSMITLDRSYELYKQRFADASGFTFVFTGNFDLATIEPLLEQYLGALPSLNRKESARDLGTHIPAGQLVKVVRGGSEDKALLRLVFSGDYPYSPVNNTCMNALGQILQIKLLERMREAEGEVYSPSVQFMYNKLPKNRYAYVVAFGCAPRNIDHLVTIVKEEMAKLRTEGVTVDDIQKFRAAYAKNVETALLDNSFWLGYLCGQAENGEDMLEVTRTAETLKGVTPAALKETANLYLTERNVIQFMLVPESYSVLK